A window from Salvia miltiorrhiza cultivar Shanhuang (shh) chromosome 2, IMPLAD_Smil_shh, whole genome shotgun sequence encodes these proteins:
- the LOC131010559 gene encoding mannan endo-1,4-beta-mannosidase 7-like — protein sequence MKNMCRILVIVLVMSEARGEDGFMRVDGEHLMLNGSPFYGNGFNAYWLMYVASDPSQRSKISSAFEQATNHSLLIARTWAFRDAGDSPLQSSPGSYNQNMFQGLDYVISEAGKHNIKLILSLVDNYNYTGGKQQYVKWARNEGQNISSDDDFFTNSLVKAYYKNHIKAVLTRENTISGIAYKDDPTIMAWELMNEPRCPTDPSGNTIQAWIEEMASYVKSIDKKHLLEVGLEGFYGHKHHKKNPHFQVGTDFLRNNQIAEIDFATVHSYPDQWLTGESDEEQLLFLDEWLSSHIKDAETKIQKPVLFAEFGKSSKDPGYRTSVRDEVMGAVYAAIYSSARRGGAAAGGLFWQLLSEGTESLGDGYGIVLSRSPSSTATLIQDQSNKLNQVRLMYKDHHFTNG from the exons ATGAAGAATATGTGTAGGATATTGGTGATAGTTTTGGTGATGAGTGAGGCGAGAGGCGAAGATGGATTCATGAGAGTTGATGGAGAGCATTTGATGCTAAACGGGAGCCCATTTTACGGAAACGGATTCAATGCATACTGGTTGATGTATGTGGCCTCCGATCCCTCTCAGCGAAGCAAAATCTCATCTGCATTTGAACAAGCTACCAATCACAGCCTCCTCATTGCAAGAACTTGGGCTTTCAGAGATGCTGGAGACTCTCCCCTTCAGTCTTCTCCTGGCTCTTACAATCAGAACATGTTTCAG ggGTTGGATTATGTGATATCTGAAGCTGGAAAGCACAATATTAAGCTGATTTTGAGCTTAGTGGACAACTACAATTACACAGGAGGAAAGCAGCAGTACGTGAAGTGGGCAAGAAATGAGGGCCAAAACATTTCCTCTGATGATGATTTCTTCACTAACTCACTTGTAAAAGCCTACTACAAAAACCACATCAAA GCTGTTCTAACAAGAGAAAACACCATAAGTGGCATTGCTTACAAGGATGACCCAACTATAATGGCATGGGAGCTCATGAATGAGCCAAGATGCCCAACTGATCCATCTGGGAATACTATTCAG GCATGGATAGAAGAGATGGCTTCGTATGTGAAATCCATAGACAAGAAGCACTTGCTTGAAGTAGGACTAGAAGGCTTCTACGGTCACAAGCATCATAAAAAGAATCCACATTTCCAAGTGGGGACAGATTTCTTGAGAAACAATCAGATTGCAGAGATAGACTTTGCCACCGTGCACTCCTATCCAGACCAATG GTTAACGGGGGAGAGCGACGAGGAGCAGCTTCTCTTCTTGGACGAGTGGCTGAGCAGCCACATCAAGGATGCAGAGACGAAAATCCAGAAGCCGGTGTTGTTTGCAGAGTTTGGGAAGTCGTCAAAGGATCCTGGGTACAGGACTAGCGTGAGGGACGAGGTGATGGGCGCAGTTTATGCGGCCATCTACTCGTCTGCGAGGAGAGGAGGAGCGGCTGCAGGTGGGTTGTTCTGGCAACTGTTGAGTGAAGGGACGGAGAGTCTTGGAGACGGGTATGGGATCGTGTTGAGCCGGAGCCCCTCCTCCACGGCCACCCTCATTCAGGACCAGTCCAACAAGCTCAACCAGGTTAGACTCATGTACAAGGACCACCATTTCACCAATGGATGA
- the LOC131010558 gene encoding glucose-1-phosphate adenylyltransferase large subunit 1-like — protein sequence MDSCCVAIRANVPPPSRRETGFFGKKLRSSKEIVFGSRVWKKKGENGTRNLKPGVVYSVQTRDINKEMAALQSTPFPEETPNANPATVASIILGGGAGTRLFPLTSRRAKPAVPIGGCYRLIDVPMSNCINSGIRKIFIMTQFNSFSLNRHLARTYNFGNGMNFGDGFVEVLAATQTSGETGKRWFQGTADAVRQFIWVFDAAKNKNIEHIVILSGDHLYRMDYMDFVQKHIDTNADITVSCVPMDDSRASDFGLMKIDKTGQVIQFAEKPKGSDLQAMQVDTSVLGLSHQEAAKFPYIASMGVYVFKTDVLLQLLKYTYPSCNDFGSEIIPGAVRSHKVQAYLFSDYWEDIGTIRSLFDANLALTEQPPKFDFNDPKTPFYTSPRFLPPSKVEKCRIVDAIISHGCFLGECSVQHSIVGVRSRLDNGVELKDTMMMGADYYQTESEIASAVAEGKVPIGVGENTKISKCIIDKNAKIGRNVMIANKDGVEEADRAEEGFYIRSGITVVLKNATIKDGTLI from the exons ATGGATTCATGTTGTGTCGCCATTAGAGCTAATGTGCCGCCACCGAGCCGGCGGGAAACTGGGTTTTTTGGAAAGAAACTTAGGAGTTCGAAAGAAATTGTTTTTGGATCACGAGTTTGGAAGAAAAAGGGTGAGAATGGGACGAGAAATTTGAAGCCGGGAGTTGTATACTCTGTTCAAACACGTGATATCAACAAAGAAATGGCT GCACTTCAATCCACACCATTTCCTGAGGAGACTCCGAATGCAAATCCAGCAACCGTTGCGTCAATAATCTTGGGCGGAGGCGCCGGCACTCGCCTCTTTCCTCTCACTAGCAGAAGAGCTAAACCCGCC GTTCCGATTGGTGGTTGTTATAGGCTCATTGATGTCCCAATGAGCAACTGCATCAATAGTGGGATAAGAAAGATATTCATTATGACGCAGTTCAACTCTTTCTCCCTCAATAGGCACCTTGCTCGGACCTACAACTTTGGAAATGGAATGAattttggagatggctttgtgGAG GTTCTTGCTGCCACCCAAACATCGGGAGAAACAGGAAAGAGATGGTTCCAAGGAACTGCAGATGCAGTTCGACAATTCATTTGGGTTTTCGAT GctgccaaaaataaaaatatcgaGCACATAGTAATCTTGTCGGGTGACCATCTTTACAGAATGGACTATATGGATTTTGTTCAG AAACATATAGATACAAATGCAGACATTACAGTTTCGTGTGTACCCATGGATGATAG CCGAGCCTCAGATTTTGGATTGATGAAAATTGATAAAACGGGCCAGGTCATTCAGTTTGCAGAGAAACCAAAGGGCTCTGATCTACAAGCAATG CAAGTTGACACCTCTGTTCTCGGACTTTCTCATCAAGAGGCAGCAAAATTTCCCTACATTGCATCAATGGGTGTTTACGTCTTCAAGACTGACGTCCTACTACAGCTTCTGAAATATACATACCCATCGTGCAATGATTTTGGCTCCGAGATCATTCCTGGAGCCGTGAGGAGTCACAAAGTGCAG GCATATTTGTTCAGTGACTACTGGGAGGACATTGGAACCATCAGGTCGCTATTTGACGCCAACTTGGCCCTCACAGAGCAG CCTCCAAAGTTTGATTTTAATGACCCAAAGACCCCTTTCTACACATCTCCAAGATTCTTGCCACCTTCGAAAGTCGAAAAATGCAGG ATAGTGGATGCAATAATTTCCCATGGTTGCTTTTTGGGGGAATGTAGTGTTCAACACTCTATAGTTGGTGTGAGATCACGGCTAGACAACGGTGTTGAACTCAAG GATACGATGATGATGGGAGCAGACTATTATCAGACAGAATCTGAAATAGCATCTGCTGTGGCGGAAGGAAAGGTTCCAATCGGTGTTGGAGAAAATACCAAGATCAG TAAGTGTATAATCGACAAGAATGCAAAGATCGGAAGGAATGTGATGATCGCAAACAAAGAT GGTGTGGAAGAAGCAGACAGGGCGGAGGAAGGATTTTACATAAGATCTGGAATCACAGTAGTATTGAAGAATGCCACCATTAAAGATGGAACTCTCATATGA
- the LOC131010561 gene encoding 50S ribosomal protein L31, chloroplastic-like, producing the protein MALSLSNPFLHKNLSPSPLSLNAKVNVAVGSNQMRWSCRKSDIHPQFHDDAKVYCNGELVMTTGGTKKEYVVDVWSGNHPFYLGSRSQNLVDADQVEKFRKKYSGLDSIMEIPTLKGEIVLPPKRKSKPKKK; encoded by the exons ATGGCGCTCTCCCTCTCCAACCCATTCCTCCACAAAAACCTCTCTCCTTCTCCACTCTCTCTCAACGCCAAG gTGAATGTAGCCGTGGGCAGCAATCAGATGAGATGGAGCTGCAGGAAAAGCGACATACACCCCCAATTCCACGACGACGCCAAGGTTTACTGCAACGGTGAGCTGGTGATGACCACCGGCGGAACGAAGAAAGAGTATGTGGTGGATGTGTGGTCGGGCAACCACCCCTTCTACCTCGGCAGCCGCTCCCAGAACCTCGTTGATGCCGATCAGGTTGAGAAATTCCGTAAGAAATATAGCGGCCTCGATTCGATTATGGAGATTCCTACCCTCAAGGGAGAGATTGTGCTTCCTCCCAAGAGGAAGAGCAAACCCAAAAAGAAGTAG